A genome region from Rhinopithecus roxellana isolate Shanxi Qingling chromosome 10, ASM756505v1, whole genome shotgun sequence includes the following:
- the LOC115900007 gene encoding basic salivary proline-rich protein 3-like isoform X1 has protein sequence MLLILLSVALLALSPARSLSEDVIQEESPSLKSGKPEGPPPQGGNQSQGPPPRPGKPDGPPPQGGNQSQGPPPHPGKPDRPPPQGGNQSQGPPPHPGKPDGPPPQGGNQSQGPSSRPGKPDGPPPQGGNQSQGPPPHPGKPDRPPPQGGNQSQGPPPRPGKPDGPPPQGGNQSQGPSSRQEKPDRPPPQGGNQSQGPPPHPGKPDGPPPQGGNQSQGPPPRPGKPDGTPPQGGNQSQGSPPTRGKPQGSPQQGGNKPQGPPPPGKPQGPPPPGGNPQQPPPPPAGKPQGPPPPRQGGRPSRPPQGQPPQ, from the exons ATGCTGCTGATTTTGCTGTCAGTGGCCCTGCTGGCCTTGAGTCCAGCTCGGAGCTTAAGTGAAG ATGTGATCCAGGAAGAATCTCCCTCCCTAAAATCAG gaaagCCAGAAGGACCACCCCCACAAGGAGGCAACCAGTCCCAAGGTCCCCCACCTCGTCCAGGAAAGCCAGACGGACCACCCCCACAAGGAGGCAACCAGTCCCAAGGTCCCCCACCTCATCCAGGAAAGCCAGACAGACCACCCCCACAAGGAGGCAACCAGTCCCAAGGTCCCCCACCTCATCCAGGAAAGCCAGACGGACCACCCCCACAAGGAGGCAACCAGTCCCAAGGTCCCTCATCTCGTCCAGGAAAGCCAGACGGACCACCCCCACAAGGAGGCAACCAGTCCCAAGGTCCCCCACCTCATCCAGGAAAGCCAGACAGACCACCCCCACAAGGAGGCAACCAGTCCCAAGGTCCCCCACCTCGTCCAGGAAAGCCAGACGGACCACCCCCACAAGGAGGCAACCAGTCCCAAGGTCCCTCATCTCGTCAAGAAAAGCCAGACAGACCACCCCCACAAGGAGGCAACCAGTCCCAAGGTCCCCCACCTCATCCAGGAAAGCCAGACGGACCACCCCCACAAGGAGGCAACCAGTCTCAAGGTCCCCCACCTCGTCCAGGAAAGCCAGACGGAACACCTCCACAAGGAGGCAACCAGTCCCAAGGTTCCCCACCTACTCGTGGAAAGCCACAAGGATCACCCCAACAAGGAGGCAACAAACCTCAAGGTCCCCCACCTCCAGGAAAGCCACAAGGACCACCCCCACCAGGAGGCAATCCCCAgcagcctccaccacctcctGCTGGAAAGCCCCAGGGACCACCTCCACCTCGTCAAGGTGGCAGACCATCCAGGCCTCCCCAGGGACAGCCTCCCCAGTAA
- the LOC115900007 gene encoding basic salivary proline-rich protein 3-like isoform X5, translating into MLLILLSVALLALSPARSLSEDVIQEESPSLKSGKPEGPPPQGGNQSQGPPPRPGKPDGPPPQGGNQSQGPPPHPGKPDRPPPQGGNQSQGPPPHPGKPDGPPPQGGNQSQGPSSRPGKPDGPPPQGGNQSQGPPPHPGKPDRPPPQGGNQSQGPPPRPGKPDGPPPQGGNQSQGSPPTRGKPQGSPQQGGNKPQGPPPPGKPQGPPPPGGNPQQPPPPPAGKPQGPPPPRQGGRPSRPPQGQPPQ; encoded by the exons ATGCTGCTGATTTTGCTGTCAGTGGCCCTGCTGGCCTTGAGTCCAGCTCGGAGCTTAAGTGAAG ATGTGATCCAGGAAGAATCTCCCTCCCTAAAATCAG gaaagCCAGAAGGACCACCCCCACAAGGAGGCAACCAGTCCCAAGGTCCCCCACCTCGTCCAGGAAAGCCAGACGGACCACCCCCACAAGGAGGCAACCAGTCCCAAGGTCCCCCACCTCATCCAGGAAAGCCAGACAGACCACCCCCACAAGGAGGCAACCAGTCCCAAGGTCCCCCACCTCATCCAGGAAAGCCAGACGGACCACCCCCACAAGGAGGCAACCAGTCCCAAGGTCCCTCATCTCGTCCAGGAAAGCCAGACGGACCACCCCCACAAGGAGGCAACCAGTCCCAAGGTCCCCCACCTCATCCAGGAAAGCCAGACAGACCACCCCCACAAGGAGGCAACCAGTCCCAAGGTCCCCCACCTCGTCCAGGAAAGCCAGACGGACCACCCCCACAAGGAGGCAACCAGTCCCAAG GTTCCCCACCTACTCGTGGAAAGCCACAAGGATCACCCCAACAAGGAGGCAACAAACCTCAAGGTCCCCCACCTCCAGGAAAGCCACAAGGACCACCCCCACCAGGAGGCAATCCCCAgcagcctccaccacctcctGCTGGAAAGCCCCAGGGACCACCTCCACCTCGTCAAGGTGGCAGACCATCCAGGCCTCCCCAGGGACAGCCTCCCCAGTAA
- the LOC115900007 gene encoding basic salivary proline-rich protein 3-like isoform X2 — MLLILLSVALLALSPARSLSEDVIQEESPSLKSGKPEGPPPQGGNQSQGPPPRPGKPDGPPPQGGNQSQGPPPHPGKPDRPPPQGGNQSQGPPPHPGKPDGPPPQGGNQSQGPSSRPGKPDGPPPQGGNQSQGPPPHPGKPDRPPPQGGNQSQGPPPRPGKPDGPPPQGGNQSQGPPPHPGKPDGPPPQGGNQSQGSPPTRGKPQGSPQQGGNKPQGPPPPGKPQGPPPPGGNPQQPPPPPAGKPQGPPPPRQGGRPSRPPQGQPPQ; from the exons ATGCTGCTGATTTTGCTGTCAGTGGCCCTGCTGGCCTTGAGTCCAGCTCGGAGCTTAAGTGAAG ATGTGATCCAGGAAGAATCTCCCTCCCTAAAATCAG gaaagCCAGAAGGACCACCCCCACAAGGAGGCAACCAGTCCCAAGGTCCCCCACCTCGTCCAGGAAAGCCAGACGGACCACCCCCACAAGGAGGCAACCAGTCCCAAGGTCCCCCACCTCATCCAGGAAAGCCAGACAGACCACCCCCACAAGGAGGCAACCAGTCCCAAGGTCCCCCACCTCATCCAGGAAAGCCAGACGGACCACCCCCACAAGGAGGCAACCAGTCCCAAGGTCCCTCATCTCGTCCAGGAAAGCCAGACGGACCACCCCCACAAGGAGGCAACCAGTCCCAAGGTCCCCCACCTCATCCAGGAAAGCCAGACAGACCACCCCCACAAGGAGGCAACCAGTCCCAAGGTCCCCCACCTCGTCCAGGAAAGCCAGACGGACCACCCCCACAAGGAGGCAACCAGTCCCAAG GTCCCCCACCTCATCCAGGAAAGCCAGACGGACCACCCCCACAAGGAG GCAACCAGTCCCAAGGTTCCCCACCTACTCGTGGAAAGCCACAAGGATCACCCCAACAAGGAGGCAACAAACCTCAAGGTCCCCCACCTCCAGGAAAGCCACAAGGACCACCCCCACCAGGAGGCAATCCCCAgcagcctccaccacctcctGCTGGAAAGCCCCAGGGACCACCTCCACCTCGTCAAGGTGGCAGACCATCCAGGCCTCCCCAGGGACAGCCTCCCCAGTAA
- the LOC115900007 gene encoding basic salivary proline-rich protein 3-like isoform X3: protein MLLILLSVALLALSPARSLSEDVIQEESPSLKSGKPEGPPPQGGNQSQGPPPRPGKPDGPPPQGGNQSQGPPPHPGKPDRPPPQGGNQSQGPPPHPGKPDRPPPQGGNQSQGPPPRPGKPDGPPPQGGNQSQGPSSRQEKPDRPPPQGGNQSQGPPPHPGKPDGPPPQGGNQSQGPPPRPGKPDGTPPQGGNQSQGSPPTRGKPQGSPQQGGNKPQGPPPPGKPQGPPPPGGNPQQPPPPPAGKPQGPPPPRQGGRPSRPPQGQPPQ, encoded by the exons ATGCTGCTGATTTTGCTGTCAGTGGCCCTGCTGGCCTTGAGTCCAGCTCGGAGCTTAAGTGAAG ATGTGATCCAGGAAGAATCTCCCTCCCTAAAATCAG gaaagCCAGAAGGACCACCCCCACAAGGAGGCAACCAGTCCCAAGGTCCCCCACCTCGTCCAGGAAAGCCAGACGGACCACCCCCACAAGGAGGCAACCAGTCCCAAGGTCCCCCACCTCATCCAGGAAAGCCAGACAGACCACCCCCACAAGGAGGCAACCAGTCCCAAG GTCCCCCACCTCATCCAGGAAAGCCAGACAGACCACCCCCACAAGGAGGCAACCAGTCCCAAGGTCCCCCACCTCGTCCAGGAAAGCCAGACGGACCACCCCCACAAGGAGGCAACCAGTCCCAAGGTCCCTCATCTCGTCAAGAAAAGCCAGACAGACCACCCCCACAAGGAGGCAACCAGTCCCAAGGTCCCCCACCTCATCCAGGAAAGCCAGACGGACCACCCCCACAAGGAGGCAACCAGTCTCAAGGTCCCCCACCTCGTCCAGGAAAGCCAGACGGAACACCTCCACAAGGAGGCAACCAGTCCCAAGGTTCCCCACCTACTCGTGGAAAGCCACAAGGATCACCCCAACAAGGAGGCAACAAACCTCAAGGTCCCCCACCTCCAGGAAAGCCACAAGGACCACCCCCACCAGGAGGCAATCCCCAgcagcctccaccacctcctGCTGGAAAGCCCCAGGGACCACCTCCACCTCGTCAAGGTGGCAGACCATCCAGGCCTCCCCAGGGACAGCCTCCCCAGTAA
- the LOC115900007 gene encoding basic salivary proline-rich protein 3-like isoform X4 translates to MLLILLSVALLALSPARSLSEDVIQEESPSLKSGKPEGPPPQGGNQSQGPPPRPGKPDGPPPQGGNQSQGPPPHPGKPDRPPPQGGNQSQGPPPHPGKPDGPPPQGGNQSQGPSSRPGKPDGPPPQGGNQSQGPPPHPGKPDRPPPQGGNQSQGPPPRPGKPDGPPPQGGNQSQGPSSRSPPTRGKPQGSPQQGGNKPQGPPPPGKPQGPPPPGGNPQQPPPPPAGKPQGPPPPRQGGRPSRPPQGQPPQ, encoded by the exons ATGCTGCTGATTTTGCTGTCAGTGGCCCTGCTGGCCTTGAGTCCAGCTCGGAGCTTAAGTGAAG ATGTGATCCAGGAAGAATCTCCCTCCCTAAAATCAG gaaagCCAGAAGGACCACCCCCACAAGGAGGCAACCAGTCCCAAGGTCCCCCACCTCGTCCAGGAAAGCCAGACGGACCACCCCCACAAGGAGGCAACCAGTCCCAAGGTCCCCCACCTCATCCAGGAAAGCCAGACAGACCACCCCCACAAGGAGGCAACCAGTCCCAAGGTCCCCCACCTCATCCAGGAAAGCCAGACGGACCACCCCCACAAGGAGGCAACCAGTCCCAAGGTCCCTCATCTCGTCCAGGAAAGCCAGACGGACCACCCCCACAAGGAGGCAACCAGTCCCAAGGTCCCCCACCTCATCCAGGAAAGCCAGACAGACCACCCCCACAAGGAGGCAACCAGTCCCAAGGTCCCCCACCTCGTCCAGGAAAGCCAGACGGACCACCCCCACAAGGAGGCAACCAGTCCCAAGGTCCCTCATCTC GTTCCCCACCTACTCGTGGAAAGCCACAAGGATCACCCCAACAAGGAGGCAACAAACCTCAAGGTCCCCCACCTCCAGGAAAGCCACAAGGACCACCCCCACCAGGAGGCAATCCCCAgcagcctccaccacctcctGCTGGAAAGCCCCAGGGACCACCTCCACCTCGTCAAGGTGGCAGACCATCCAGGCCTCCCCAGGGACAGCCTCCCCAGTAA